The Manis javanica isolate MJ-LG chromosome 2, MJ_LKY, whole genome shotgun sequence genome contains a region encoding:
- the SPMIP6 gene encoding sperm microtubule inner protein 6 isoform X1 yields MCWYKNQHSKDLRADLLRDPWGGGLWQIRTKTPISTYSDSYRPPTSIKEVYKDPPLWAWETNKFVTPGLTQTMQRHVDPEALPKMVKCAMQDYCYKDSIPGHPYLPEKYWLSQEEDKCNPNYLCSDPYNTWRTKPYNCTSWNKHTTYLPRLPKEAGMETVVRGMPLEYPPKPERLNAYEREVVVNMLNSLSRNQPQITPRCGCADPLPGRLPFQGYESACSGRHYCLRGMDYYATGLPGTERRLRPPCAQQPTVRSVSPYEHRPGMQCAVITPPPSYCPSPNLRWLTSHFKKTSGPRETTM; encoded by the exons atgtgctggtaCAAGAACCAGCATTCCAAGGACCTGAGGGCAGATCTTCTAAGAGATCCGTGGGGAGGAGGCCTCTGGCAGATTAGA ACCAAGACCCCCATCAGCACCTACAGTGACTCCTACAGGCCTCCTACCTCCATCAAGGAGGTCTATAAGGACCCACCTCTGTGGGCCTGGGAAACCAACAAGTTTGTGACCCCG GGCCTGACTCAGACCATGCAGCGCCACGTAGATCCTGAAGCCCTGCCGAAGATGGTTAAATGTGCTATGCAAGACTACTGCTATAAGGATTCCATACCAGGCCACCCCTACTTGCCTGAGAAATATTGGCTATCTCAAGAGGAAG ACAAATGCAACCCAAACTACCTGTGCAGTGACCCATATAACACGTGGAGGACAAAACCTTACAACTGCACCAGCTGGAACAAACATACTACATATCTTCCCCGGCTGCCTAAG GAGGCCGGAATGGAGACAGTAGTTCGAGGAATGCCCTTGGAGTACCCTCCTAAGCCGGAGCGACTCAATGCCTACG AGCGCGAGGTGGTGGTGAACATGCTGAACTCACTGTCGCGGAACCAACCGCAGATCACGCCCCGCTGCGGGTGTGCGGACCCGCTGCCGGGCCGCCTGCCCTTTCAGGGCTATGAAAGCGCTTGCTCCGGCCGACACTACTGTCTGCGTGGGATGGACTACTACGCCACCGGGCTGCCCGGCACCGAACGCCGCCTACGGCCTCCGTGCGCACAGCAGCCAACTGTAAG GAGTGTATCGCCCTACGAGCACCGGCCCGGAATGCAGTGTGCTGTTATAACTCCCCCGCCGTCATACTGCCCTTCTCCAAACCTTAG ATGGCTCACAAGCCATTTCAAGAAGACCAGTGGTCCCAGAGAAACAACTATGTAG
- the SPMIP6 gene encoding sperm microtubule inner protein 6 isoform X2: MQRHVDPEALPKMVKCAMQDYCYKDSIPGHPYLPEKYWLSQEEDKCNPNYLCSDPYNTWRTKPYNCTSWNKHTTYLPRLPKEAGMETVVRGMPLEYPPKPERLNAYEREVVVNMLNSLSRNQPQITPRCGCADPLPGRLPFQGYESACSGRHYCLRGMDYYATGLPGTERRLRPPCAQQPTECIALRAPARNAVCCYNSPAVILPFSKP, translated from the exons ATGCAGCGCCACGTAGATCCTGAAGCCCTGCCGAAGATGGTTAAATGTGCTATGCAAGACTACTGCTATAAGGATTCCATACCAGGCCACCCCTACTTGCCTGAGAAATATTGGCTATCTCAAGAGGAAG ACAAATGCAACCCAAACTACCTGTGCAGTGACCCATATAACACGTGGAGGACAAAACCTTACAACTGCACCAGCTGGAACAAACATACTACATATCTTCCCCGGCTGCCTAAG GAGGCCGGAATGGAGACAGTAGTTCGAGGAATGCCCTTGGAGTACCCTCCTAAGCCGGAGCGACTCAATGCCTACG AGCGCGAGGTGGTGGTGAACATGCTGAACTCACTGTCGCGGAACCAACCGCAGATCACGCCCCGCTGCGGGTGTGCGGACCCGCTGCCGGGCCGCCTGCCCTTTCAGGGCTATGAAAGCGCTTGCTCCGGCCGACACTACTGTCTGCGTGGGATGGACTACTACGCCACCGGGCTGCCCGGCACCGAACGCCGCCTACGGCCTCCGTGCGCACAGCAGCCAACT GAGTGTATCGCCCTACGAGCACCGGCCCGGAATGCAGTGTGCTGTTATAACTCCCCCGCCGTCATACTGCCCTTCTCCAAACCTTAG
- the SPMIP6 gene encoding sperm microtubule inner protein 6 isoform X3 — protein sequence MFLFSRKTKTPISTYSDSYRPPTSIKEVYKDPPLWAWETNKFVTPGLTQTMQRHVDPEALPKMVKCAMQDYCYKDSIPGHPYLPEKYWLSQEEDKCNPNYLCSDPYNTWRTKPYNCTSWNKHTTYLPRLPKEAGMETVVRGMPLEYPPKPERLNAYEREVVVNMLNSLSRNQPQITPRCGCADPLPGRLPFQGYESACSGRHYCLRGMDYYATGLPGTERRLRPPCAQQPTECIALRAPARNAVCCYNSPAVILPFSKP from the exons ATGTTCCTCTTCTCCCGGAAGACCAAGACCCCCATCAGCACCTACAGTGACTCCTACAGGCCTCCTACCTCCATCAAGGAGGTCTATAAGGACCCACCTCTGTGGGCCTGGGAAACCAACAAGTTTGTGACCCCG GGCCTGACTCAGACCATGCAGCGCCACGTAGATCCTGAAGCCCTGCCGAAGATGGTTAAATGTGCTATGCAAGACTACTGCTATAAGGATTCCATACCAGGCCACCCCTACTTGCCTGAGAAATATTGGCTATCTCAAGAGGAAG ACAAATGCAACCCAAACTACCTGTGCAGTGACCCATATAACACGTGGAGGACAAAACCTTACAACTGCACCAGCTGGAACAAACATACTACATATCTTCCCCGGCTGCCTAAG GAGGCCGGAATGGAGACAGTAGTTCGAGGAATGCCCTTGGAGTACCCTCCTAAGCCGGAGCGACTCAATGCCTACG AGCGCGAGGTGGTGGTGAACATGCTGAACTCACTGTCGCGGAACCAACCGCAGATCACGCCCCGCTGCGGGTGTGCGGACCCGCTGCCGGGCCGCCTGCCCTTTCAGGGCTATGAAAGCGCTTGCTCCGGCCGACACTACTGTCTGCGTGGGATGGACTACTACGCCACCGGGCTGCCCGGCACCGAACGCCGCCTACGGCCTCCGTGCGCACAGCAGCCAACT GAGTGTATCGCCCTACGAGCACCGGCCCGGAATGCAGTGTGCTGTTATAACTCCCCCGCCGTCATACTGCCCTTCTCCAAACCTTAG